The Urbifossiella limnaea genome has a window encoding:
- a CDS encoding DUF1501 domain-containing protein: MTHSRRDFLSFPALGLGAAAAVHLMARDGVLSAATHHAPKAKRAVQITLVGGLSHLDSFDPKPALAKFHGQTLKTDERPDVFFNQVGLLRQPDWAFRPRGRSGLQVSELFPHLARQADELCVIRSMTADSANHTPALFVLNSGFQFNGYPSLGGWLSYGLGTLTDELPAFVVLPDGRGEANGAASNWTSGFLPAQHQGVVFRSGDVPVNDLTPARPIDPAAERATRAFLEEINGSHLDRVGGEADLTARMRSYVLAARMQRAVPAVADLSRESERTKSAYGLDRAETADCGRRCLLARRLLERGVRFVQVYSGGPIAGSPRTSWDAHENVRENHGAEAARIDQPVAALLADLRQRGMLDDTLVLFTTEFGRTPFAQSAAGTVGPGRDHNKYAFSCWLAGAGVKAGSVFGATDDIGWKVAEHPVPWHDFHATVLHVLGIDHEKLTYYHNGIRRRLTNVHGEVVRGVLA; the protein is encoded by the coding sequence ATGACCCACTCCCGCCGCGACTTCCTGAGCTTCCCCGCCCTCGGCCTCGGGGCCGCCGCCGCGGTGCACCTCATGGCCCGCGACGGCGTCCTTAGCGCCGCCACGCACCACGCCCCGAAGGCGAAGCGGGCGGTGCAGATCACCCTCGTCGGCGGCCTCAGCCACCTCGACTCCTTCGACCCCAAGCCGGCGCTAGCGAAGTTCCACGGCCAGACGCTCAAGACCGACGAGCGGCCCGACGTGTTCTTCAACCAGGTCGGCCTCCTGCGACAGCCCGACTGGGCGTTCCGCCCGCGCGGCCGGAGCGGCCTCCAGGTCAGCGAGTTGTTCCCGCACCTCGCGCGCCAGGCGGACGAGTTGTGCGTCATCCGCTCGATGACGGCCGACAGCGCAAACCACACGCCGGCGCTCTTCGTGCTCAACAGCGGCTTCCAGTTCAACGGCTACCCGTCGCTCGGCGGCTGGCTCAGCTACGGCCTCGGCACGCTGACCGACGAGTTGCCGGCGTTCGTCGTCCTGCCCGACGGCCGCGGCGAGGCGAACGGCGCGGCGTCCAACTGGACGAGCGGGTTCCTTCCCGCGCAGCACCAGGGCGTCGTCTTCCGCAGCGGCGACGTGCCCGTGAACGACCTGACCCCCGCCCGCCCGATCGACCCCGCCGCCGAGCGCGCGACACGGGCTTTCCTGGAGGAAATCAACGGTTCGCACCTCGACCGTGTTGGCGGCGAGGCCGACCTTACGGCGCGGATGCGGAGCTACGTGCTGGCGGCGCGGATGCAGCGCGCCGTGCCCGCGGTCGCGGACCTGTCGCGGGAGAGCGAGCGCACGAAATCGGCCTACGGCCTCGACCGCGCCGAAACCGCCGACTGCGGCCGGCGCTGCCTGCTCGCCCGTCGCCTGCTCGAGCGCGGCGTGCGGTTCGTTCAGGTGTACAGCGGCGGCCCCATCGCCGGCAGTCCGCGCACGAGCTGGGACGCGCACGAAAACGTCCGCGAGAACCACGGCGCCGAAGCCGCCCGCATCGACCAGCCGGTCGCGGCGCTACTCGCCGACCTGCGGCAGCGCGGCATGCTCGACGACACGCTCGTGCTGTTCACGACCGAGTTCGGCCGCACGCCGTTCGCGCAGTCCGCGGCGGGTACGGTCGGCCCCGGGCGCGACCACAACAAGTACGCCTTCAGCTGCTGGCTGGCGGGGGCGGGCGTGAAGGCCGGCAGCGTGTTCGGCGCGACGGACGACATCGGCTGGAAGGTGGCCGAGCACCCGGTGCCGTGGCACGACTTCCACGCCACGGTGCTGCACGTCCTCGGCATCGACCACGAGAAGCTGACGTACTACCACAACGGCATCCGCCGCCGGCTGACGAACGTCCACGGCGAGGTCGTGCGCGGGGTGTTAGCCTGA
- a CDS encoding tetratricopeptide repeat protein produces the protein MTRVVPVGLFAAGVAALLAAGGPPAAARQDKKADALPPPAATSDVEAVEKVLLARKDYEASLKKLWQHYTTTGDKLRQKWTEDELMAYHLMFKPSYNLDVHDVPPPTLQATTNVREANELYRMAMEYRGKGTGTEYVLNMRRAEVLLREILEKYPNSDKIPEVAYALAGLYESRAYNQMDRAARYYERSFQWARGSRTDARLRAAILYDRQLNERSKAITLYRDVVEHDIDPERIRTAERRLAELTGGKK, from the coding sequence ATGACCCGCGTCGTACCCGTCGGACTGTTCGCGGCGGGCGTCGCGGCCCTTCTCGCCGCCGGCGGCCCGCCGGCGGCCGCCCGCCAGGACAAGAAGGCCGACGCGCTGCCGCCCCCCGCCGCCACGTCCGACGTGGAGGCCGTGGAGAAGGTGCTGCTGGCGCGGAAGGACTACGAGGCGAGCCTGAAGAAGCTGTGGCAGCACTACACCACCACCGGCGACAAGCTCCGGCAGAAGTGGACCGAAGACGAGTTGATGGCGTACCACCTCATGTTCAAGCCGTCCTACAACCTGGACGTGCACGACGTGCCGCCGCCCACGCTGCAGGCGACGACGAACGTCCGCGAGGCGAACGAGCTGTACCGGATGGCCATGGAGTACCGCGGCAAGGGGACCGGCACCGAGTACGTCCTGAACATGCGCCGGGCCGAGGTGCTGCTGCGGGAAATCCTGGAGAAGTACCCCAACTCGGACAAGATTCCCGAGGTCGCGTACGCCCTGGCGGGGCTGTACGAGAGCCGGGCGTACAACCAGATGGACCGCGCCGCCCGGTACTACGAGCGGTCGTTCCAGTGGGCCCGCGGCAGCCGCACCGACGCCCGCCTCCGCGCCGCGATCCTGTACGACCGCCAGCTCAACGAGCGGTCGAAGGCCATCACCCTCTACCGCGACGTGGTCGAGCACGACATCGACCCCGAGCGGATCCGCACCGCCGAGCGCCGCCTCGCGGAGCTGACCGGCGGGAAGAAGTAA
- a CDS encoding alkaline phosphatase family protein: MQPLVLINAVGLTPRLLEFAPRLKAVAAAGWVANMPEVLPAVTCTAQATLLTGKLPREHGVVANGWLFRDTNEVRFWQQSNRLIDAEPLYATARRRATERGRAVKTAKLFWWFNQGAAVDISVTPKPWYGVDGNKVFGVSGTPAGVAEGVEAKLGSFPFPAFWGPMAGKPSTEWIAAAAGVVLTDHAPDLTLAYLPHLDYDPQRFGPAGTDMAKCVKELDDACAPLLDAAASRGAQVWVVSEYGHCDVTRPVFPNRELRKADMIGVRGGPFGEQLDLFASRAFAVCDHQLAHVYVPDAADVPKVVERLAALPGVARVLVGDGRAEIGLDHPRSGEVILLAERDSWFAYPFWSDDRVAPDYARAVAIHHKPGFDPCELFFDPALRFPKLHAARRLAQKKLGFRTVFDVVPLDASIVRGSHGLAAAVPLDRPVLVGHGPNPGPTVPMTAVRDLILGALDLSQ, translated from the coding sequence ATGCAACCCCTCGTGCTCATCAACGCCGTCGGCCTCACCCCGCGGCTGCTGGAATTCGCCCCGCGCCTGAAGGCCGTCGCCGCCGCGGGGTGGGTGGCAAACATGCCCGAGGTGCTGCCGGCCGTCACCTGCACGGCGCAGGCCACGCTTCTGACCGGGAAACTGCCGCGCGAGCACGGCGTGGTGGCGAACGGCTGGCTGTTCCGCGACACGAACGAAGTCCGCTTCTGGCAGCAGTCGAACCGGCTGATCGACGCCGAACCGCTTTACGCGACCGCTCGGCGGCGGGCGACGGAGCGCGGCCGGGCGGTCAAGACTGCGAAGCTGTTCTGGTGGTTCAACCAGGGCGCGGCGGTGGACATCAGCGTCACGCCGAAGCCGTGGTACGGGGTGGACGGGAACAAGGTGTTCGGCGTGAGCGGCACGCCGGCGGGAGTCGCGGAAGGCGTTGAAGCGAAACTCGGAAGCTTCCCCTTTCCCGCGTTTTGGGGGCCGATGGCCGGAAAGCCGAGCACCGAGTGGATCGCCGCCGCAGCCGGTGTGGTACTGACGGACCACGCCCCCGACCTGACACTCGCTTACCTGCCGCACCTCGACTACGACCCGCAGCGGTTCGGCCCCGCCGGCACCGACATGGCGAAGTGCGTGAAGGAACTCGACGACGCCTGCGCACCGTTGCTCGACGCCGCAGCAAGCCGCGGTGCGCAGGTGTGGGTGGTGAGCGAGTACGGCCACTGCGACGTGACGCGGCCGGTGTTCCCGAACCGCGAATTGCGGAAGGCCGACATGATCGGCGTGCGCGGCGGGCCGTTCGGCGAGCAGCTCGACCTGTTCGCCAGCCGGGCGTTCGCCGTTTGCGACCACCAGCTCGCCCACGTCTATGTGCCGGACGCGGCGGACGTGCCGAAGGTCGTCGAGCGGCTAGCGGCGCTACCGGGAGTGGCCCGCGTGCTGGTCGGCGACGGACGCGCCGAAATCGGCCTCGATCACCCGCGGTCCGGTGAAGTGATCCTGCTCGCGGAGCGCGACAGTTGGTTCGCCTACCCCTTCTGGAGCGACGACCGCGTCGCCCCGGACTACGCCCGCGCCGTGGCGATCCACCACAAGCCCGGCTTCGACCCGTGCGAGCTGTTCTTCGACCCCGCGCTGCGGTTCCCGAAGCTGCACGCGGCCCGGCGGCTGGCGCAGAAGAAGCTCGGCTTCCGTACCGTGTTCGACGTGGTACCGCTCGACGCATCGATCGTCCGCGGCAGCCACGGCCTCGCGGCGGCCGTTCCGCTCGACCGGCCCGTTCTGGTCGGCCACGGGCCAAACCCGGGGCCGACGGTGCCGATGACCGCGGTGCGCGATCTGATCCTCGGCGCCCTCGACCTCAGCCAATGA
- a CDS encoding metal ABC transporter permease, giving the protein MSSTALTAVILSLVAAACALPGVFLLLRRMSLVSDAVGHVLLFGIVLTYFVVRDVDSPWLFAGAAAAGLASVALVELLQKTRLVKEDAAIGLVFPALFAGGVLLASVYLRNTHLDADAVLLGHPDLATGDERQIGGVFVPAAGLRLAGVLALNLALLLLFFKELKLTTFDPALAAALGFRPGRVHYGLMAVVSVTAVAAFDAVGPVLVVGFFVVPAAAAYLLTDRLGVLLVVAGVIGVGAAWAGTYLAAVVDANTAGAVAAVLGAMFAAVFVFAPGRGLVAQAARRWRQRRDFFETMLTVHLLHHEGTATEADESAAAGLHTHFHWTPRDTAAVVRRAVRHGLVERAGEGLKLTATGRERARDVGPASGRPA; this is encoded by the coding sequence GTGTCTTCGACCGCCCTGACCGCCGTCATCCTCTCGCTCGTCGCCGCCGCGTGCGCGCTGCCCGGTGTTTTCCTGCTCCTGCGCCGGATGTCGCTGGTCAGCGACGCCGTGGGCCACGTCCTCTTGTTCGGTATCGTGCTGACGTACTTCGTGGTCCGCGACGTGGACTCGCCGTGGCTCTTCGCGGGCGCGGCGGCCGCCGGCCTCGCCTCGGTGGCGCTCGTCGAACTGCTTCAGAAAACTCGGCTCGTGAAGGAAGACGCCGCCATCGGGTTGGTCTTCCCGGCCCTGTTCGCGGGCGGCGTCCTTCTCGCGTCGGTGTACCTGCGGAACACCCACCTCGACGCCGACGCCGTGCTCCTCGGCCACCCCGACCTGGCGACCGGCGACGAGCGGCAGATCGGCGGCGTGTTCGTCCCCGCCGCCGGGCTCAGGCTCGCCGGCGTGCTCGCACTCAACCTCGCACTGCTGCTCCTGTTCTTCAAGGAACTGAAGCTGACGACCTTCGACCCCGCCCTGGCTGCCGCGCTCGGCTTTCGCCCCGGCCGCGTCCACTACGGGCTGATGGCGGTGGTGTCGGTCACCGCGGTCGCCGCGTTCGACGCCGTTGGGCCGGTCCTGGTCGTCGGCTTCTTCGTCGTCCCGGCTGCGGCCGCGTACCTGCTCACGGATCGGCTCGGCGTGCTGCTCGTGGTCGCGGGGGTGATCGGCGTCGGGGCCGCGTGGGCGGGGACGTACCTCGCGGCGGTCGTGGACGCGAACACGGCCGGCGCCGTCGCGGCGGTACTCGGGGCGATGTTCGCGGCGGTGTTCGTGTTCGCCCCCGGTCGCGGGCTGGTCGCGCAGGCGGCACGCCGGTGGCGCCAGCGGCGCGACTTCTTCGAGACGATGCTGACGGTCCACCTGCTGCACCACGAGGGGACCGCGACCGAGGCGGACGAGTCGGCCGCGGCGGGGCTCCACACGCACTTCCACTGGACGCCGCGGGACACGGCCGCGGTGGTCCGGCGGGCGGTGCGGCACGGGCTGGTGGAGCGGGCGGGAGAGGGGCTGAAGTTAACGGCGACCGGGCGGGAGCGGGCGCGCGACGTGGGTCCGGCTTCCGGCCGGCCGGCGTGA
- a CDS encoding cation diffusion facilitator family transporter produces the protein MAPSHLRWPLKLSIAAAVVTIGMKGTAYAVTGSVGLFSDALESGVNLFAAVVAYLSLLYAARPADPGHAYGHEKIEYLSSGLEGALVLAAGLGTAGYAVRRLIYPEPLANLEIGTAIALAASAVNLAVARVLLHHGRKHRSVLLEADGHHLMSDVWTSVGVVAGIGLVLLTGRQWLDAVVAAAVGLNIMWTGGDLIRRSFDGLMDHALPTAEQDQLRAVITARLPPGATFHALRTRQAGARRFAEFHLLVAGDQSVRAAHHLGHEIEAALVEALPGLEVLFHVEPVEERESWEGEYLERLGEAPHPPGAADAR, from the coding sequence ATGGCGCCGTCGCACCTCCGCTGGCCGCTCAAGTTGTCCATCGCGGCGGCGGTCGTCACGATCGGGATGAAGGGGACGGCCTACGCCGTCACCGGCTCGGTCGGCCTGTTCTCGGACGCGCTCGAGTCCGGCGTCAACCTGTTCGCCGCGGTCGTGGCCTACCTGTCGCTGCTGTACGCGGCCCGCCCCGCGGACCCGGGCCACGCCTACGGCCACGAGAAGATCGAGTACCTGTCCAGCGGCCTCGAAGGCGCCCTCGTACTCGCCGCCGGCCTCGGCACCGCCGGGTACGCCGTCCGCCGCCTGATCTACCCCGAGCCCCTGGCGAACCTCGAAATCGGCACCGCCATCGCCCTCGCGGCGTCCGCGGTGAACCTCGCCGTGGCGCGCGTGCTCCTCCACCACGGCCGCAAGCACCGCTCCGTCCTGCTCGAAGCCGACGGCCACCACCTCATGTCCGACGTGTGGACGTCCGTCGGCGTCGTCGCCGGGATCGGGCTCGTGCTCCTCACCGGCCGCCAGTGGCTCGACGCGGTCGTCGCCGCAGCCGTGGGGTTGAACATCATGTGGACCGGCGGCGATCTCATCCGCCGCTCGTTCGACGGGCTGATGGACCACGCCCTCCCCACGGCCGAGCAGGACCAGCTCCGCGCCGTCATCACCGCCCGCCTACCGCCCGGAGCGACCTTCCACGCGCTGCGCACGCGACAGGCCGGGGCGCGGCGGTTCGCCGAGTTCCATTTGCTCGTCGCCGGCGACCAGTCGGTGCGGGCCGCCCACCACCTCGGCCACGAGATCGAGGCCGCCCTCGTGGAAGCGCTGCCCGGCCTGGAGGTGCTGTTCCACGTCGAGCCGGTGGAGGAGCGCGAGTCGTGGGAGGGGGAGTACCTGGAGCGGCTCGGCGAAGCACCGCACCCGCCGGGGGCGGCCGATGCCCGCTGA
- a CDS encoding c-type cytochrome domain-containing protein: MHVRSLVAALLLAAPVAGQEPLAEKARAVLKTHCVRCHGQDGAVEGGLNYVGDLGKLVSRKKVVPGNADESRLFKRMTDGTMPPPDEQPRPSEAELAAVRAWIQAGAPGASLANRAAITPAEVHAAVLADLDTHDRRARRFQRYFTLTHLHNAGLSDDELQTYRNALSKLVNSLSWNSTVRVPVPVDAARTVLRIDLRWYQWDATTWNRILLEYPYGVLDDTIAARAVSVNTAARLPVVRADWFVATASRAPLYYDVLQLPANLADLERQLRVDSTLNIQQERVARVGFNGSGVSRFNRVLERHDSAQGMYWRTYDFDEPPANLTERANGNLLADRRNVFAHPLGPVAAEQPFQHAGGEAIFALPNGLHAFFLVNAVNARLDKAPVAIVSDPKRPDRAVEAGVSCMSCHVTGILPKPDQVRDHLGKNPAAFRRQDADLIRALYPPKEKSLELMADDMKRYAAALARTGSKVTRFEPVSTITGRYEADLDLPTAAAEVGLRPEEFVRRINDSETLARHVGSLRAAGGTVGRQIWVQAFGDHVRELQLGALYQGNLNGPTLPDNTGEIDPLEARGETANQAAFSSDGRRAVIASGDRSVRLYDVEGRRDLKRFVGHGASVWAVALAADGKRAMSGSLDGTARVWDVQTGLEVSRFTGHDGLVSAVAFTPDGKWGVTGGFDGVVAVWKAGSGEELRRREVGGYVASVAVSPDGKHALVAAGRSAVLWDLHTGAEVRRFAHDAAPVSAVAFDPSGIAIVTGDDAGRVRMWDSRAETSGVLIGTHAGPVRAVAVRDGRMVLSASSDRTLRLWDAALPGRDPATFRRHAAPVVSAAFLANGTQTVSADRGLVILPWSVGPLVAPRPVPVTPPAAPDRIPPARP; encoded by the coding sequence ATGCACGTCAGGTCGCTGGTCGCCGCGCTGCTTCTCGCCGCGCCTGTCGCCGGGCAGGAGCCGCTGGCCGAGAAGGCGCGGGCGGTGCTGAAGACGCACTGCGTCCGCTGCCACGGCCAGGACGGGGCCGTCGAGGGTGGGCTGAACTACGTCGGCGACCTGGGCAAGCTGGTGAGCCGCAAAAAGGTCGTGCCCGGGAACGCCGACGAATCCCGGCTGTTCAAGCGGATGACCGACGGCACCATGCCCCCGCCCGACGAGCAGCCGCGGCCGTCGGAGGCGGAACTGGCCGCGGTGCGGGCGTGGATTCAGGCCGGCGCCCCCGGCGCGAGTTTGGCGAACCGCGCCGCGATCACGCCGGCCGAGGTTCACGCCGCGGTCCTCGCCGACCTTGACACGCACGACCGCCGCGCCCGCCGCTTCCAGCGGTACTTCACGCTCACGCACCTGCACAACGCCGGCCTCTCCGACGACGAGTTGCAGACGTACCGTAACGCGCTGTCGAAGCTGGTCAACAGCCTGTCGTGGAACTCGACCGTGCGCGTCCCCGTGCCGGTGGACGCCGCCCGCACCGTGCTCCGCATCGACCTGCGGTGGTACCAGTGGGACGCCACGACCTGGAACCGCATCCTCCTGGAATACCCCTACGGCGTGCTCGACGACACGATCGCCGCGCGGGCCGTGAGCGTGAACACCGCCGCCCGCCTGCCGGTGGTCCGCGCCGACTGGTTCGTCGCCACCGCGAGCCGGGCGCCGCTCTACTACGACGTGCTGCAACTCCCCGCCAACCTCGCCGACCTGGAGCGCCAGCTGCGGGTGGACAGCACGCTCAACATCCAGCAGGAGCGGGTGGCCCGGGTCGGGTTCAACGGCTCGGGGGTGTCGCGGTTCAACCGCGTGCTGGAGCGGCACGACTCGGCCCAGGGGATGTACTGGCGCACCTACGACTTCGACGAGCCGCCCGCGAACTTGACGGAGCGCGCCAACGGCAACCTGCTGGCCGACCGCCGCAACGTGTTCGCGCACCCGCTCGGCCCGGTCGCGGCCGAGCAGCCGTTCCAGCACGCCGGCGGCGAGGCCATCTTCGCGCTGCCCAACGGCCTGCACGCCTTCTTCCTCGTCAACGCGGTGAACGCCCGGCTCGACAAGGCGCCCGTCGCCATCGTCTCCGACCCGAAGCGGCCCGACCGCGCCGTCGAGGCCGGCGTGTCGTGCATGTCGTGCCACGTCACCGGCATCCTGCCCAAGCCCGACCAGGTGCGCGACCACCTGGGCAAGAACCCCGCCGCGTTCCGCCGCCAGGACGCGGACCTGATCCGCGCGCTGTACCCGCCGAAGGAGAAGTCGCTGGAGCTGATGGCCGACGACATGAAGCGCTACGCCGCGGCGCTGGCCAGGACGGGCTCGAAGGTGACACGGTTCGAGCCGGTCAGCACCATCACCGGCCGCTACGAAGCCGACCTCGACCTGCCGACCGCCGCGGCCGAGGTCGGGCTGCGGCCCGAGGAGTTCGTGCGGCGAATCAACGATTCCGAGACGCTGGCCCGGCACGTCGGTTCGCTGCGGGCGGCCGGCGGGACCGTGGGCCGGCAGATCTGGGTGCAGGCGTTCGGCGACCACGTTCGCGAGCTGCAACTCGGCGCGCTCTACCAGGGGAACCTGAACGGCCCCACGCTCCCGGACAACACCGGCGAGATCGATCCGCTCGAAGCCCGCGGCGAGACGGCCAACCAGGCCGCGTTCAGCAGTGACGGCCGCCGCGCGGTCATCGCCTCCGGCGACCGCAGCGTCCGCCTGTACGACGTGGAAGGCCGCCGCGACCTCAAGCGCTTCGTCGGCCACGGCGCCAGTGTGTGGGCGGTCGCACTGGCGGCCGACGGCAAGCGGGCGATGTCGGGCTCCCTCGACGGCACGGCCCGCGTGTGGGACGTGCAGACCGGCCTGGAAGTGTCCAGGTTCACGGGCCACGACGGGCTCGTCTCCGCGGTCGCGTTCACGCCGGACGGCAAGTGGGGGGTCACCGGCGGGTTCGACGGCGTGGTCGCGGTGTGGAAGGCCGGCAGCGGCGAGGAACTGCGGCGCCGCGAGGTCGGCGGCTACGTCGCGTCCGTCGCCGTCTCGCCGGACGGGAAGCACGCGCTGGTCGCCGCCGGGCGGTCGGCCGTGCTCTGGGACCTGCACACCGGCGCGGAAGTGCGCCGCTTCGCCCACGACGCGGCCCCGGTGTCGGCGGTCGCGTTCGACCCCTCGGGCATCGCGATCGTCACCGGAGACGACGCGGGTCGGGTGCGGATGTGGGACTCGCGGGCGGAAACGTCCGGCGTGTTGATAGGAACGCACGCCGGCCCGGTGCGGGCGGTGGCCGTGCGCGACGGGCGGATGGTACTGTCGGCGTCGTCGGACCGCACGCTGCGGCTCTGGGACGCGGCGCTGCCGGGGCGCGATCCGGCGACGTTCCGCCGACACGCGGCGCCGGTGGTGTCGGCCGCGTTCCTGGCGAACGGCACGCAGACGGTGTCGGCCGACCGCGGGCTCGTCATCCTGCCGTGGTCAGTCGGGCCGCTCGTGGCCCCGCGGCCGGTGCCGGTTACGCCGCCCGCCGCGCCGGACCGCATCCCGCCGGCGCGACCGTGA
- a CDS encoding aldo/keto reductase → MQTRRLGNSDLHVTPIGFGAWAVGGGGWAFGWGAQDDADSVAAIREALDLGINWIDTAAVYGLGHSEEVVAKALDGIAADKRPFVFTKCERVWDATGQIGKCLKAESIRRECEASLKRLKVDVIDLYQVHWPEPDEDIEEGWQTLVKLKDEGKVRWIGVSNFSAEQMARVAAFGPITSLQPPYSMVRPEVEASVLPYCLEHNVGVIAYSPMASGLLTGAMTRERIAALPADDWRKEKNRHYQEPLLSRNLALVELLTAIGARHGKSPGEVAIAWVLRHPAVTAAIVGARRAGQLPALVGAADWRLTVDEVEEVAAFVKANSG, encoded by the coding sequence ATGCAGACGCGACGGCTCGGCAACTCGGACCTGCACGTCACGCCGATCGGCTTCGGCGCGTGGGCCGTCGGCGGCGGCGGGTGGGCGTTCGGCTGGGGCGCCCAGGACGACGCCGACAGCGTCGCCGCGATCCGCGAGGCGCTCGACCTCGGCATCAACTGGATCGACACCGCCGCCGTGTACGGCCTCGGCCACTCCGAGGAGGTGGTGGCGAAGGCGCTCGACGGCATCGCCGCCGACAAGCGGCCGTTCGTGTTCACGAAGTGCGAGCGGGTGTGGGACGCGACCGGGCAGATCGGCAAGTGCCTGAAGGCCGAGAGTATCCGCCGCGAGTGCGAGGCGAGCCTGAAGCGGCTGAAGGTGGACGTGATCGACCTGTACCAGGTCCACTGGCCGGAGCCCGACGAGGACATCGAGGAGGGCTGGCAGACGCTGGTAAAGCTGAAAGACGAGGGAAAGGTGCGCTGGATCGGCGTCTCGAACTTCAGCGCCGAGCAGATGGCCCGCGTGGCCGCGTTCGGGCCGATCACGTCGCTGCAGCCGCCGTACTCGATGGTGCGGCCGGAGGTGGAGGCGAGCGTCCTGCCGTACTGCCTGGAGCACAACGTCGGCGTCATCGCTTACTCGCCGATGGCGAGCGGGCTGCTGACGGGGGCGATGACGCGCGAGCGGATCGCGGCCCTGCCGGCGGACGACTGGCGGAAGGAGAAGAACCGGCACTACCAGGAGCCGCTGCTGTCGCGAAACCTGGCACTCGTCGAGCTGCTGACGGCGATCGGGGCGCGGCATGGGAAATCGCCGGGCGAGGTGGCGATCGCGTGGGTGCTGCGGCACCCGGCCGTCACCGCGGCGATCGTGGGTGCGCGTCGGGCGGGGCAGTTGCCGGCGTTGGTCGGCGCCGCCGACTGGCGGCTGACCGTGGACGAGGTCGAGGAGGTGGCGGCGTTCGTGAAAGCGAACTCAGGCTAA
- a CDS encoding metal ABC transporter permease, which yields MPADALLSLWESAAVRTVAAGTAGLGLAAGAVGTFAVLRRQSLQGDMVSHAALPGLAAAFLLGAREAGALVLGGAVAGWLAMLVVGAVTRRSRVPFDAALGGALAVFFGLGLVLMTYAQHHVPDASRHPLDRYLFGQAALLRDDDLLMIGRLGAAVALVLVLFWKEFKLLAFDPDYARSLGYPVRRLDLLLTTLTVVAVVVGLKAVGVVLMTALLVAPAAAARQWTNRLGGVVLLAGVFGAVSGAGGVVFSHLAPGNVSVPTGPTIVLTATAIVGLSLVFGTARGLAWAPLRRARAA from the coding sequence ATGCCCGCTGACGCCCTGCTGTCGCTGTGGGAGTCGGCGGCCGTGCGGACGGTCGCCGCGGGCACCGCCGGGCTCGGCCTCGCGGCCGGGGCGGTCGGCACGTTCGCCGTGCTGCGGCGGCAGAGCCTCCAGGGCGACATGGTCTCGCACGCCGCACTGCCCGGGCTGGCGGCGGCGTTCCTGCTGGGGGCGCGCGAGGCCGGGGCGCTTGTACTCGGCGGCGCGGTCGCGGGGTGGCTGGCGATGCTCGTCGTTGGCGCGGTCACGCGGCGGTCGCGGGTGCCGTTCGACGCCGCCCTCGGCGGGGCGCTGGCGGTGTTCTTCGGCCTCGGCCTCGTTCTCATGACGTACGCGCAGCACCACGTCCCCGACGCCTCGCGGCACCCGCTCGACCGCTACCTGTTCGGGCAGGCCGCCCTGCTCCGCGACGACGACCTGCTGATGATCGGCCGGCTCGGCGCGGCCGTGGCGCTGGTGCTCGTGCTGTTCTGGAAGGAGTTCAAGCTGCTGGCGTTCGACCCCGACTACGCCCGCAGCCTCGGCTACCCCGTCCGCCGGCTCGACCTGCTGCTGACGACGCTGACCGTCGTCGCGGTCGTGGTCGGGCTGAAGGCGGTGGGCGTGGTGCTGATGACCGCACTGCTGGTGGCCCCGGCCGCGGCCGCACGGCAGTGGACCAACCGCCTCGGCGGCGTGGTGCTACTGGCGGGCGTGTTCGGGGCCGTGTCCGGGGCCGGCGGCGTCGTGTTCAGTCACCTCGCCCCCGGAAACGTCAGCGTGCCGACGGGGCCGACGATCGTGCTGACGGCGACCGCGATCGTCGGCCTGTCGCTGGTCTTCGGCACAGCCCGGGGGCTGGCGTGGGCGCCACTGAGGCGTGCCCGCGCGGCCTGA